Within Acidobacteriota bacterium, the genomic segment GTTCGCATCGCCCACGAAGACCAGTCCGCCGCCGCTCGCGAACAGCGCCTGGGTTCCGGCCCGCTGCTCGTGAGTCCAGACGATCTTTCCGGTCTTCACCGAAACGGCGTAGACGCTACCCAGTTGGTCGGTGCCGGGGGCGATCTGGTCATCCACGTTCAGAGCGTAGAGGGCGAGACGTTCCTCCAGGCTGGCGGTCATCTGCGCGCAGGTGTTGCGCAGGGGGAAGAACATGTTGCCGGTCAGCGGGCTGTAGGCGCCGGCCTGCCAATCCCTGCCGCCGAAGTAGCTCGGACAGACGAGGATGGTCTGGCCGAGCTCGGTGAACACCGTCTCGACGTTCTCGGTCACCTCTCCGGTGGCGCCGTCGATGTCGCTGATCACGTTCTGCGTCACGGTGGGAGTGGCCCAGAGAAACTCTCCGGTCTCGCGGTCGAGGGTGTAGACCACGCCGGTCTTGCCTGGAATCCCGGTCGTCACCTTGCGCACTTCTCCCGGCTCGAGACGGGGGTTGATCCACGGCACCTCGCTCGGGTCGGGCGCGACCGCCGTGTCGACCAGGATGCGTTCGAAGGGATGGTCGAGATCCCAGTGGTCGATGAGATGCTGGTAGTACCAGGCGATCTCGCCGGTGGCCACCTCGAGCGCCAGGGTGGAGTTGTGGTAGAGGTGCCTGTTCTTCGCGCCGCCGAGGAGGAACTTCGGCGCCGGCGAGGTCACCGACGTTCCGATGTAGAGGAGCTCGAGGGCGGGATCGTAGCTCGGCACCATCCAGGTGCCGACGTGCCTGCGATCCGCGAAGGGCACCCCACCCCAGCTCTCGTCTCCCGGCTCGCCGGGCGCGGGAATCGTGCGCCGGCGCCACAGTTCTCTGCCGGTGTGCGGATCGTGGGCGGTGACGACACACGCCTCAGGCCCGGCGAGTCGCCGGCAACTGCGCCCGGAGATCACCTTGCCGTCGGCGATGATGGGACCGGAACCCTGGATCGCCGGATGCGTCCGGTAGTCGAGGATCTCCGTGTCCCAGACCAACTCGCCCGTCGTCGCGTCGAGGGCGAAGATGTGCTCGTCGTAACTGGTATCGATGATCAACCTGTCGTAGATGGCCAGATTGCGGTTGTTGGCGCCGAGGCTGCCGACGTAGCTGGCAACGTCGTCGGGAAGGTCGCGGCGATGCTCCCAGATCAGGTCGCCGCTCACCGCATCGATCGCCTGAATGACGTCCTTCGGGTTGGGCAGGTAGATCACTCCGTCGTAGACCAGCGGAGTCCCCTGCTGGCGACCCTCGCTCATCCCGCGTGACCAGACGAGGCGCAGCTCGTTCACATTCTGGCGGTCGATCTGGTCGAGCGGGCTGTAGCCCCAGCCGTCCAGGGTCCGGCGCCACATGAGCCAGTCGTCATCGCTGGGGTCCTGCAGCATCTCGTCGGTGACGGCGATGAACTCGTCCGCCGCCCGGACCTGGGCGGTGACGGACAAGAACCCCACCAGGAGGAGCGAAACTGTGGCTAACTTGCTGGCCTGTCCAGCACCGCGCTGACTACAGCCGGATGTCCAGGACATCGTTGAGGTATTGGACGTTGTGGTCCACGTAGTCGGCCACGCTTCCTTCCTCTGGGCGTGGTCTGCCGTAGTCGAGGCTCACCCAGCCACTGAACTTCTTTTCCCGAAGGATCTTCGTGAACGCCACGAAATCCACACCGCCCGCACCCATCCTCTTGTAGAGGCCGACCCGGCGGTGCTCCTCGCGAGAAGGTGAGGGACCCTGGTACCCGTGGTACTTCGCCGGTATGTCCTTGAAGTGGATGGCCGCTACGCGGTCATAGTGCTCGCTGAGGAACTTGACCGGGTCCATACCGGCAAGTGTCAGATGCGCCGTATCCGCGGTCAGGTAGACGTATCGCGGGTCCGTCAGCTCCAGGACGCGATCGACCTCCTCCTGCCGTTCAAAGGGTGACCAGAGGTGAGGGTGAGGGGCCAGCCTGACTCCAACCTCGGCGGTGCGCTTGCCCAGCTCGTTCAGGGCCTTCGCCATCGTCCGCAGTTGCTCGTCGCCGATCGTCCCTCCCTCACGTTGGGGACCCACGTTGATCTTGAAATGCGAACAACCGAAGTGGGCAAGGAAATCACGCGCAAACGTGGCGTGTGCGGCGATCGTCTCCTCCACCTTGGAAGGATCGGTGAAGTTGTCGGCCATCGATGCGCCGCCATTGGAGCATGTCGCCATGCGAATGCCGGCCGCATCCAGCAGCTCCGTGAGGGCCTGCGGCCGGTCGACGTACTTGACGATGCTGCCCATGTAGGGCTCGATGCCCTCGAAGCCCAGGCGACCGCACTCGCGTATCGCTTCCTCAACGCTGTCGGGCCAGATGTTTCCAACGTGGGCGACGCGGAACGTTCTCCCCGAGTCTGGGCGAGCAAGCACCCTTCCCGGTGCGGAGTGGAGAACCGTCGCCGCCAGGCCCGAGGCCAGGAACTCTCTTCGGTTCATCATGTTGGCGCCTCCCCTTAGTCGGAATCGCCGGCGGGGCTCTCGCCCACCCAAAAGGGGCTCGACCACGCCATCGCGCCGTCAACCTGGCGCACCCGCACATAGTAGTAGTCGCCGGCCTGCGGATTGTCAAGATCCGCGTATCGAAAGTCCTGATCGAAGTCGCCCTGGTCGCTGACCACCTGGACCGAGAGGGCATCGGTGTGATCCAGCACTCGAAGCTCCCGTCGGTCGACCTGACCGCCGAGGCTTCCGAGCCGAAAGGCCTCGACCCGGGCGGGAATCCGCTGCGGCTCGCGCTGGTCGCTTCCCGTTCCGCGCAACTCCTGCGTCGACTCCATGTCCACGATCACGCGCGTGTCGGCGTCGGCGGCGCGCAGCCGAAGCAGAATCGCCGTACTGCGCCCTCGGGTGAGCATTCTGAACCGGATCTCGTTTCCCGTCCGCTCCGTGGCGTAGGAACCCGGATGGCGGAACCAGGGGTCCCGGTGACCGATGACCTCCGCGCCCTCGACGCGAATGACGCCTAGCCACGGCCGACCGCCCCGAGGGCCCCGGCGCTCGCCCACGACCTCTGTCGACGCCTCGAAGCTCACCTGCACGACCGCGGCGCTCGTCACATCAGCTTCGAGGTACCGCCGCGAATACACGATGCGGCCGTTCTTGACCACATCGATGGCGTCGATCGGAGCCGTGCCGTACACCCGGCATTCCAGCTCTCTCCGGTTCGTGGCGGGTTGCTCCTGTCCCATGGGGACTCCATTGAGCCACGCGTCAAGGACGATGCGTTCGCCGGTGGTCGCATACGTCGCCCGACTGCGCAGCGCGTTGAAGATCGCTTCACCCGTGTTCTCCGCCGCCAGGACCGCGGCGAGCCCCCCCAGTTGCGTACCCGAAGACTGTCCGGGCCCGCCCATGAAGCCGTAGCCCGGATGGCCGGTGTGGTTGTCCGACGCGCCGACGAACCCGATCCGGAACCCGTTCTGCAGGTACCGGTTTCCGAACCAGTCGAATGTGCCGTGGCTGGACTGGATCTCGACCAGCTTCTGCATCTCGGCGTCGCTGCGGGTCCAGTCGCCCGGCTGGTGGGCGTGCGGAATGATCAGCACGTCGTCACTCCGGTTCGCCGCTCGCAGTTCCGCGTAGAGCTCGTCGAGCAGAGGCTTTTCCTGCGTGCCGACGCGTCGTCGTCCAGGCACGTCGCGGAAGAAGACGTTGTGGTGTCCGCCGTCGGCCATCTGATTCGTCCACTCGAACCCGAGAATCGGCGTGAATCGCCCTGGCGCGCGGTATTCCTCGGCAAGCTCCTGCAGCGTCCGCCATTCGCCGTCGTCGAGCCAGCGGTCGTGCTCGGACAATGTGAGAAAGTCGAGCCGGGCCGCGTCACGCCCGAAGCGGAAGTAGCCTTCGGCGGAACCCTGTCCCTCCGCCATCCCGGTGTGACCGTGCGTCTCTCCCCAGTAGATGCGCCGAGCCGGATTCCTCTCGACGAGGACGGGGTTGCTGACCCCCTGCAAGGTCCCGTCGGCGGTGCGCACCGCGAACCGATGGACGCCCTCGGAGCGGATGGCGACGTTCTCGATCTGCATCAGCGCTTCCGACTCGGCCGAGAGTGTCCGGAAGGGCTCGCCGTCCAGCAGCACCTCCAGTTCGCCCGGACCGGCTGACGCAACGTTGCGAAAGCGGTCCTCGGCGCGAATCGTCAGGGTGAATTCCTCGCCCGGTTTGACCACCGACGGCACAATCGCGTTAAGAGAGCTCGCTCTCTCCTCTCCGACGACCTCGAACGACGGCCAGTCGGGCCAGAGGAGCACGCCGTCTCCGTCCAGATCCACCAGGAACGGAAGGGGGACTTCGTCGTTGGACCATTCCTGCAGCTTCATGCCCGGCCCGCCGCCGGATCGATCCCCGTACGTCACGGTCACCGTGTCGTCCTCTTGCAGCGCGACGCCGCTTAGACGGAATCCGATCGAGGTTCCGGTGAGTCCAACCGGGTAGGGCGTCCAGGGCTCGACGGCGGAGAACCGGGCGTTCGGATTCGAAGAGCGGACGGTGACGAAGTCGGCGTCCGTGGCGCGCGTGGACAAGGCGCCGTTCCGCCGCCCCTTGCCAAGGATCAGCCCGCCGCCTTCGGCGATCGGCCGGTCCCCGACGGTGTAGGTCTGCGTGACCGTGGCGTACCCTCCCGCTGAAAAGGGCCCCTCGGAAGAGATCGTCAGGCTGCCCAAGGCTCCAGGGGCCTCGTCCAGGACCTGGAGTTGCCGGACCATGTAGCCGATGAGATCCGAAACGCGGTCGACCGGGATGGGTTGACCGGCACGCCCACGCAAGGCCGGGTTCAGGTAGGACGCGTTCTGAGGGAAGTCATCAGGGATGCGGCCGCGCTCTCGCGCGTATGCGTTCCCCCATTCCCAGAGAGTCCGGAACCTGGAGGTCAGTTCGTCGATGTCGCCGGTCGGAACAGAGGCCTCTTCCACCAGCGCGTCCACTCGGGCGCGTAGCTCTTGCGACAGGTAGTCGCCCGAGCCGCGCCGATCCTGAGCCGCTACGACCCCGGCAAGAAGAGCCAGAACGGTGATGGACGCGACGCGAACGAATCTCATGAGCGCTGACTGCTCCGATAGGGTACTAGCTGAAAGCCAGCCAACTCCGCCCATCTGGAGGATCTCAGATGAGCCACCAAGCCGAGACCAGGATCGCCCCGCTCCTCGTGGTCGTCGTGGCCGCGGTTGGGGTCGCCTCCGCGAGCGAGATCCCTCGAACCGCCAGCGGCAAGCCCGATCTGTCGGGGAACTACGACATCGGCACCCTGACGCCGCTGCAGAGGAGTCCCGAATTCGGAAACCGCCTCTTTCTCACCCCCGCCGAGGCCGAAGAGATCAGACGGAGCGCGGCCGAGAGAACGGCTCAGCGCTCTCGCCCCAGCGATCCGAATCGCCCACCCCCGCCTTTCACCGGCCGGCTAGGCGGCTACAACGAGTTCTTTCATGATCGCGGCACCGAGGCGGTTGCGGTCCACGGCAAGTACCGCACATCGCTCCTTACCGATCCGCCCGACGGCCGCCTTCCACCCCTCACCGAGAGGGGGCGCGAGCGTCGCGAGGGCCTCTACGTACGTCGGAGTCTGGCGGACAGGAACGCGAGCCCCGCCTGGTGGCGCGATCTCCAGGCCGGCCCCTACGACGGGCCTGAGTCACTGTCGATCGCCGATCGCTGCATCTTCACGCTCGAGGCAACGATCCCGGTGCTGCCGAAGAACTACAACAACCTCAAGACGATCGTGCAGACCGAGAATCACGTGATGATCCTCATCGAGTGGATGCACGAAGCGCGCGTCATTCGACTCAGCCCTTCGCGGGCCGAAGCCAGGCATCTGCCGCCGGAGATTCGCTCACGCAGCGGCGATTCGGTCGGCTGGTGGGAGGGTGACACGCTGGTCGTAGAGACGACCAACTTCCTGGAGGAGAACTGGGGGACGGTCACCCTCTTCGGCGAGCCCTCCCCCCCGCACGATCAGCACGTCGTCGAGCGCTTCTCTCTCACCGACGAGAACACTCTTCTCTACGAATTCACCGTGAAGAGCGGTGACTGGGAGACGCCCTACAGCGGCGAGTACACCTGGCCCGCCACGAACGACAAGCTGTACGAGTTCGCCTGCCACGAAGCCAACTACTCGATGGGCAACACTCTCCGCGGCGCCCGCTTCCAGGAGAGGGAGGTCGCGGCGCAGACGAGAGCCAGCCGGTAGCGTCCGCAGCCTGGCTGCGGGCCAGAATCCGCGCGGGGTCTGGCCCGACTCTCCAACAAGGATTGAAGATCAAACAGGATTGGCGCTACACTGCTAGTTGCGCGGGGCCTCTGACAGCGCCCGCGGAGACCGAGGAGGAGAGACAGACCAAGGAGGGACCAGCCCTGACCACCAGCACTTCCAGGACCTGCATCTGGATTCTCGCCGTGAGCCTGTGTGCTCCGTTGCCGCTATGGGCCGACGGCCCGCAGACGGGGACGATCGACGGCCGCGTTCTCGACGCCGAGGGGGAGGGCCTGCCCGGGGCCACGGTGACCCTCGAGGGTCCTCAGAGAACGACGACCACCATCTCCGATGCCGAGGGGCGCTATCGCTTCGCGCTGCTGCAGGCGGGTGACTTCACCGTCAGCGCCGTGCTCGAGGGGCTGGGAACGGCCGAGCTTGCGACAACGCTCAATCCGGGTGAGCGCCGGGGAGTCGACCTGACCCTGCAAGGGGGCACCGTGGAAGAGATCACGGTCCTCGGCGAGGCGCCGCTGGTGTCGAAGTACGAGACCGGCGCGATCAGCGCCCTCAAGTCGGAAGTGGTCGAGAACGCCGCCTTCGCCACCCGCGCCTACAATGCCACCATCCGCGCGCTGCC encodes:
- a CDS encoding PQQ-binding-like beta-propeller repeat protein — protein: MGFLSVTAQVRAADEFIAVTDEMLQDPSDDDWLMWRRTLDGWGYSPLDQIDRQNVNELRLVWSRGMSEGRQQGTPLVYDGVIYLPNPKDVIQAIDAVSGDLIWEHRRDLPDDVASYVGSLGANNRNLAIYDRLIIDTSYDEHIFALDATTGELVWDTEILDYRTHPAIQGSGPIIADGKVISGRSCRRLAGPEACVVTAHDPHTGRELWRRRTIPAPGEPGDESWGGVPFADRRHVGTWMVPSYDPALELLYIGTSVTSPAPKFLLGGAKNRHLYHNSTLALEVATGEIAWYYQHLIDHWDLDHPFERILVDTAVAPDPSEVPWINPRLEPGEVRKVTTGIPGKTGVVYTLDRETGEFLWATPTVTQNVISDIDGATGEVTENVETVFTELGQTILVCPSYFGGRDWQAGAYSPLTGNMFFPLRNTCAQMTASLEERLALYALNVDDQIAPGTDQLGSVYAVSVKTGKIVWTHEQRAGTQALFASGGGLVFVGDANGRFKALDQETGDVLWEINLGSAVSGFPISYGVDGRQYVVASTGPGSAALGSPLTPELRPSSSNTLFVFALPERRVSAQQGAGGQ
- a CDS encoding sugar phosphate isomerase/epimerase, with the translated sequence MMNRREFLASGLAATVLHSAPGRVLARPDSGRTFRVAHVGNIWPDSVEEAIRECGRLGFEGIEPYMGSIVKYVDRPQALTELLDAAGIRMATCSNGGASMADNFTDPSKVEETIAAHATFARDFLAHFGCSHFKINVGPQREGGTIGDEQLRTMAKALNELGKRTAEVGVRLAPHPHLWSPFERQEEVDRVLELTDPRYVYLTADTAHLTLAGMDPVKFLSEHYDRVAAIHFKDIPAKYHGYQGPSPSREEHRRVGLYKRMGAGGVDFVAFTKILREKKFSGWVSLDYGRPRPEEGSVADYVDHNVQYLNDVLDIRL
- a CDS encoding DUF3604 domain-containing protein, whose product is MRFVRVASITVLALLAGVVAAQDRRGSGDYLSQELRARVDALVEEASVPTGDIDELTSRFRTLWEWGNAYARERGRIPDDFPQNASYLNPALRGRAGQPIPVDRVSDLIGYMVRQLQVLDEAPGALGSLTISSEGPFSAGGYATVTQTYTVGDRPIAEGGGLILGKGRRNGALSTRATDADFVTVRSSNPNARFSAVEPWTPYPVGLTGTSIGFRLSGVALQEDDTVTVTYGDRSGGGPGMKLQEWSNDEVPLPFLVDLDGDGVLLWPDWPSFEVVGEERASSLNAIVPSVVKPGEEFTLTIRAEDRFRNVASAGPGELEVLLDGEPFRTLSAESEALMQIENVAIRSEGVHRFAVRTADGTLQGVSNPVLVERNPARRIYWGETHGHTGMAEGQGSAEGYFRFGRDAARLDFLTLSEHDRWLDDGEWRTLQELAEEYRAPGRFTPILGFEWTNQMADGGHHNVFFRDVPGRRRVGTQEKPLLDELYAELRAANRSDDVLIIPHAHQPGDWTRSDAEMQKLVEIQSSHGTFDWFGNRYLQNGFRIGFVGASDNHTGHPGYGFMGGPGQSSGTQLGGLAAVLAAENTGEAIFNALRSRATYATTGERIVLDAWLNGVPMGQEQPATNRRELECRVYGTAPIDAIDVVKNGRIVYSRRYLEADVTSAAVVQVSFEASTEVVGERRGPRGGRPWLGVIRVEGAEVIGHRDPWFRHPGSYATERTGNEIRFRMLTRGRSTAILLRLRAADADTRVIVDMESTQELRGTGSDQREPQRIPARVEAFRLGSLGGQVDRRELRVLDHTDALSVQVVSDQGDFDQDFRYADLDNPQAGDYYYVRVRQVDGAMAWSSPFWVGESPAGDSD